The following is a genomic window from Saprospiraceae bacterium.
CAAAGAGAACAAATCACTGCAGGAAGAGATAACCAAACTTAAAATTGCTCAATCTACTTCAAATAAGTAAAAAATGGTTTCAAGGATATTATATTTATGGATTGCCATGCTTGTAATAGTCTGTGCGCCTCTTTTCGGCCAACCGGATACACTGATACTTGGATATGGTGGTTCAGGTATAGCAGTAACATCGAGCAGCAGTTCTATATCTGGATCTGAAAACAATACTATATCCCAGACAGGATTCCTTCCAAATGAAAATGCGGCATCCCGATTCTTATCTCATGCTACTTTGGGGCACAACCAACAAAATATCCAGCAAGTGATTTCCATGGGGATCGAAGACTGGTTTTCAAATCAAATCACTTTGCCAAGAGCTTTCACCCTCGAAAGCAAGATCAGGTCTTTACACAAAATGGTGATGGACTCAACAAATAGTCCAACGGCAGGAGCCTCAAACCGCCTTTGGGATTATGCCTGGTGGCAATATTTGATGACATCGAATGATGCTCTGAGACAGAGAGTTGCACTGGCATTGAGTGAGATGCTCGTGATTTCAGAAAACTCCGCTTTTTCAAATAATGCGTATGCCATGGGATTATTTTATGACAAGCTACTTCACGGAGCCTTTGGCAATTACAGAGATTTGCTCACTTCCATAACTTACAGTCCGGCTATGGGTACTTATCTGACATATCTCAACAATCCAAAAGCCAACCCCGCTGCCAATCAATTTCCTGATGAAAACTACGCAAGGGAAGTCATGCAGCTGTTCACCATCGGTACTGTGATGCTCAATAATGATGGCAGTGTCATCAAAGACGCAAACAATCTGCCGGTGCCAACGTATGACAATGAAGATATTATCGAATTTTCAAAAATATTTACCGGGTTGACCTGGGCAGACAGGACACAATGGAACAGAAGTGCTCAAAATGACACATCATATATCCCGAATATGGCGATGTGGGATACGTGGCATGAACCAGGCCAAAAACCCTTTTAAATGGATTTGTAGTACCGAACAGAAATCCAGTCAATGGAAATGCAGATATCAAAGATGCTTTGGACAATTTGTTTAATCATCAGAATACTCCGCCCTTTGTGTCAAGATTTTTGATTCAAAGATTAGTGTCATCCAATCCAAGTCGTCAATATATCAACAGAGTAGCCAATGTTTTCAAAAATAACGGCCAAGGTGTCAGAGGAGATATGGCAGCAGTGATTAAAGCGATACTGCTTGATTCAGAAGCCACAGACTGCAGCAAAGGAGACGACATCCAATTCGGAATGTTAAGAGAACCTTTTATAAGGTATGTTCAGATACATAAGGCTTTTAATGCCTCCACTCAGAGTGGTAACTATCGAAATGATATGAATTATATTTACCAGTACACGGGTCAGCGGCCATTGGCATCTCCAAGTGTTTTTAATTTTTTTCAACAGGATTATCAACCCATCGGACCGGTGGAAGAAGCAGGACTTGTAGCACCTGAATTTCAGATTACTGATGCACAGACCATTGCAGGGTTTGTCAATGGCTTGTACAGATGGCTGTTTGACAATGATTTAGCTGATGAATACGATCTTTTCACGAATGAAGTTGATGCTCACTATGCGGATGAAATATCGAGTATAGACCTATCCGGCGAAATTATAAATACTACAGACGATAAGTTACATATTTTATTGGACAGATTAAATATGGTACTTGCCCATGGAAGAATCTCTGCTCCGAGTCTAAATACTATCACCAAAGTCATCAAAGAATTTCCTTCAGTTTCCACCACAGAAAAAACAGACAGGATAAAACTAGCAATATATCTCGTCATGACTTGTCCTGAATACCTTATCAATCGCTAAAATATGAAGAAAAGAAATATTAACAGAAGACAGTTTCTCGGAGAAGCCAGTTGTTCAGCCGTAGGTTCAATGGCTTTTTTATCGTCTGTCCTGAATTTGGGTGCTATCAATACACTTGCAGCGCGACCGCATATTCTGGATGACTCCAATGATTATAAAGCCATGGTCTGTATTCTTCTTGCCGGAGGTTGTGATACGCATAATGTGCTAGTACCCACACAGACTACTGAATATAGCAATTACGTTGCAACAAGAGGATCTCTGGCTTTGAGTTTAAGTGCAAATCCAGCTCAGTTATTACCACTTAATTTCAACAATGCCGGAAAGACTTATGCGGTGCATGCGGGCATGAACAGAGTCAGAGACATGTTTAATGCAGGAGACCTTTCATTTATGGCCAATATCGGTACTTTGATAGAACCGATTGCCAACGCCACAGAGTACAATTCAGGTTTAAAAAAAATACCACTTGGTCTCTATTCACATTCTGACCAGATCATGCAATGGCAAACATCTGTTCCTCAAAGCCGCTCTGCAGTTGGCGTTGCTGGAAGGATAGCAGATATGCTCCAGGATATGAATACCATTCCACAAATTTCAATGAACATTTCCTTGAGTGGAAAAAACCGTTTTCAATCAGGAAATACCTATAATGAATACTCTATCACAAGATCTACAACGGCTTCTAATATTGGATTTACATCATTTCCTTCATGGTGGAGCGATGCAGGATATAAAACTATGACCAGAAACGGAGCCATCAGTAACATGATGGAACAGGCGTATACCAACATATTTCAGAAAACATTCGGTAGTTTGGGTAAATCTACTATAGATGCTGTAGATAAATTCAGAATAGCACTTGAAAATGTGGTGCCTTTAAACTCTGCTTTTTCTGCGTCATCCTTGGCACAGGATATGAAAAAAATAGCTGAAATCATCAGTGTCAAAAGTTTTTTAGGAGCCAAAAGACAAATCTTCTATATCACTTATGGTGGCTGGGATCACCATGACAATGTTTTGGGAAGTCAGGCTGCAATGTTACCTGTCTTGAGTAATGCTATGGCTGAGTTTAATGATGCCATGACAGAAATAGGTATGAAAGATAAAGTTGTAACCTTTACCATATCGGATTTCGCAAGGACATTAACTTCCAATGGAAATGGATCTGACCACGCCTGGGGAGGAAATCAGATGATCATGGGTGGGCCGATTACAGGTGGAAAAGTTTTTGGCACCTACCCTTCTCTGGCTTTGAACAACAATAACTATAATCTATCTTCCCGAGGCAGAATATTGCCAACTACGTCCGTGGATGAATTTTATGCTGAACTTGCACTATGGTATGGTGTATCACCTAATGATCTGAATTATGTTTTGCCGAATTTGTGTAATTTTTATACTCCAACCTGTCCCGCTTCAGTGCCTGGAAATTATA
Proteins encoded in this region:
- a CDS encoding DUF1800 family protein, whose product is MVSRILYLWIAMLVIVCAPLFGQPDTLILGYGGSGIAVTSSSSSISGSENNTISQTGFLPNENAASRFLSHATLGHNQQNIQQVISMGIEDWFSNQITLPRAFTLESKIRSLHKMVMDSTNSPTAGASNRLWDYAWWQYLMTSNDALRQRVALALSEMLVISENSAFSNNAYAMGLFYDKLLHGAFGNYRDLLTSITYSPAMGTYLTYLNNPKANPAANQFPDENYAREVMQLFTIGTVMLNNDGSVIKDANNLPVPTYDNEDIIEFSKIFTGLTWADRTQWNRSAQNDTSYIPNMAMWDTWHEPGQKPF
- a CDS encoding DUF1501 domain-containing protein; this translates as MKKRNINRRQFLGEASCSAVGSMAFLSSVLNLGAINTLAARPHILDDSNDYKAMVCILLAGGCDTHNVLVPTQTTEYSNYVATRGSLALSLSANPAQLLPLNFNNAGKTYAVHAGMNRVRDMFNAGDLSFMANIGTLIEPIANATEYNSGLKKIPLGLYSHSDQIMQWQTSVPQSRSAVGVAGRIADMLQDMNTIPQISMNISLSGKNRFQSGNTYNEYSITRSTTASNIGFTSFPSWWSDAGYKTMTRNGAISNMMEQAYTNIFQKTFGSLGKSTIDAVDKFRIALENVVPLNSAFSASSLAQDMKKIAEIISVKSFLGAKRQIFYITYGGWDHHDNVLGSQAAMLPVLSNAMAEFNDAMTEIGMKDKVVTFTISDFARTLTSNGNGSDHAWGGNQMIMGGPITGGKVFGTYPSLALNNNNYNLSSRGRILPTTSVDEFYAELALWYGVSPNDLNYVLPNLCNFYTPTCPASVPGNYMPIGMFS